One Fusobacterium ulcerans DNA segment encodes these proteins:
- a CDS encoding B12-binding domain-containing radical SAM protein has protein sequence MKITLIKPNIGKKGDNLYVDEGRMEPLQLGILAALTPEDIKVVMYDDRMEEIPYDEYTDLAVLTVETFTAKRAYEIAENYRNKGVKTLMGGMHAMLIPSEVQEYCDSIIVGDAEPVWEEMIEDLRVGKLKKKYEGEQPLIPQKNIITRRDIFEGKGYLPITLIQFSRGCRYRCNFCASSAYFKNRHFCRRVEDVVTEIKSQKRKLIFFVDDNITADFQKAKELFKALIPLKIKWVSQGSMDMLYDNELMELMVKSGCLGLVIGFESINEENLKNMNKSSNRQKKFDKYKKEIEILRSWGLQTWAAFTVGHDGDTMESIQETCNFAIENKFCFAAYNILMPYPGTPLYEKLKEEGRLLYDGKWWLHDEYKFNYSAILPKNMTPDELTEISFWCRKKFNSPFSIFRRAFDFKTNMRTPYRFFTYLIYNPLFRKEVHKKQGMKFGNK, from the coding sequence GTGAAAATAACATTGATAAAGCCTAATATAGGAAAAAAAGGAGATAATCTTTATGTAGATGAAGGACGAATGGAACCTCTCCAGTTAGGAATATTAGCTGCCCTTACCCCAGAAGATATAAAAGTAGTGATGTATGATGACAGAATGGAAGAAATTCCTTATGATGAATATACAGATTTAGCAGTGCTCACAGTAGAAACTTTCACAGCTAAACGAGCTTATGAAATAGCTGAAAACTATAGAAATAAAGGAGTAAAAACCCTTATGGGTGGAATGCATGCAATGCTGATACCATCTGAAGTTCAGGAATATTGTGATTCTATCATAGTGGGAGATGCTGAACCTGTATGGGAAGAAATGATAGAAGATCTAAGAGTTGGAAAACTGAAAAAAAAATATGAGGGTGAACAGCCTCTCATTCCTCAAAAAAATATCATTACAAGAAGAGATATCTTTGAGGGAAAGGGATATCTTCCCATAACTCTTATCCAATTTTCCAGAGGGTGCAGGTATAGATGTAATTTCTGTGCTTCCAGTGCATATTTCAAAAATAGACACTTTTGCAGAAGAGTAGAAGATGTTGTTACAGAAATAAAAAGCCAGAAAAGAAAATTAATTTTCTTTGTAGATGACAATATCACAGCAGATTTTCAAAAAGCAAAAGAACTATTCAAAGCATTAATACCATTAAAAATAAAATGGGTAAGTCAAGGAAGTATGGATATGCTTTATGACAATGAACTCATGGAACTCATGGTAAAAAGCGGCTGTTTAGGATTAGTAATAGGATTTGAATCTATAAATGAAGAAAACCTTAAGAACATGAATAAAAGTTCAAATAGACAAAAAAAGTTTGATAAATATAAAAAAGAAATAGAAATATTGAGAAGCTGGGGTCTTCAGACATGGGCGGCATTTACAGTTGGGCATGATGGAGATACCATGGAGAGTATTCAGGAAACTTGTAACTTTGCTATTGAAAATAAATTCTGTTTCGCAGCATACAATATTTTGATGCCTTATCCTGGAACTCCCCTTTATGAAAAACTAAAGGAGGAAGGAAGGCTTCTCTATGATGGAAAATGGTGGCTTCATGATGAATATAAATTTAACTATTCAGCTATTCTTCCTAAAAATATGACACCTGATGAATTAACAGAAATTTCTTTTTGGTGTCGAAAAAAATTCAACAGCCCTTTCTCTATATTTAGAAGAGCTTTTGATTTTAAAACAAATATGAGAACACCATATAGATTTTTTACATATCTTATCTATAATCCTCTTTTCAGAAAAGAGGTGCATAAAAAACAAGGAATGAAATTTGGAAATAAATAA
- a CDS encoding glycoside hydrolase family 1 protein: MKKNIFPADFLWGGATAANQCEGAWNIDGKGISIADCTRIKKNVNKKDYKSLHEIKSEDIERAMATDDTVEYPKRHGIDFYHHYKEDLDLFQEMGFKTLRVSIQWTRIYPTGMEEKPNEAGLKFYEDLFKEMKKRNIEPLVTLHHYELPLYICNNFQGWYQREVIELFLKFCKTVYTRYKGLVKYWLTFNEIDSVFRHPFTTLGMVPDRFPKDKFEEVVYQSLHHQFVASALATKYLHEMIPEAEMGCMITKTLSYPENCHPQNVLLALKDNRKNNFYSDVQVRGAYPQHIKNEWERKNLTIHFEKEDEEVLKKYTVDYVAFSYYMSKISSINEEGKERVSGNISSSVKNPYLDITDWDWQIDPTGLTTSLIDLYDRYEKPLFIVENGLGYNDTIEADGTIQDDYRIQYFKEHISAIAEAIEEGVEVMGYTPWGCIDLISMSTCQMSKRYGFIYVDLDDDGNGSYKRYKKKSFEWYKEVIVTNGNNLLD, from the coding sequence GTGAAAAAAAATATTTTTCCAGCAGATTTTTTGTGGGGAGGAGCTACTGCGGCGAATCAATGTGAAGGAGCTTGGAATATAGATGGAAAAGGAATATCTATTGCAGATTGCACTAGAATAAAAAAGAATGTTAATAAAAAAGATTATAAATCTCTTCATGAAATCAAAAGCGAAGATATTGAACGTGCGATGGCTACAGATGATACTGTTGAATATCCAAAAAGACACGGAATAGATTTTTATCATCACTACAAAGAAGATTTGGACTTATTTCAAGAGATGGGATTTAAAACACTTAGAGTATCTATTCAGTGGACAAGAATATATCCAACAGGAATGGAAGAAAAACCAAATGAAGCAGGATTAAAATTTTATGAAGATCTTTTCAAAGAAATGAAAAAAAGAAATATAGAACCACTTGTAACACTGCATCACTATGAACTTCCACTATATATCTGCAACAATTTTCAAGGATGGTATCAACGTGAAGTAATAGAATTATTTTTAAAATTTTGTAAAACAGTTTATACAAGATATAAAGGATTGGTAAAATATTGGCTTACATTTAATGAAATTGATAGTGTATTCAGACATCCTTTTACAACATTAGGAATGGTTCCTGACAGATTCCCAAAAGATAAATTTGAAGAAGTTGTATATCAATCTTTACATCATCAATTTGTGGCAAGTGCATTAGCAACAAAATATCTGCATGAGATGATACCAGAAGCTGAGATGGGATGTATGATTACTAAAACATTATCTTATCCAGAAAATTGCCATCCTCAAAATGTGTTATTAGCTTTAAAAGATAATAGAAAAAATAATTTTTATTCAGATGTTCAGGTAAGAGGTGCTTACCCACAGCATATAAAAAACGAGTGGGAAAGAAAGAATCTTACTATCCATTTTGAAAAAGAAGATGAGGAAGTCTTAAAGAAATATACTGTTGACTATGTAGCATTCAGTTATTACATGAGTAAAATTTCAAGTATAAATGAAGAGGGAAAAGAAAGAGTAAGTGGAAATATAAGCAGCAGTGTTAAAAATCCATATCTGGATATAACAGATTGGGACTGGCAAATCGATCCTACAGGTTTAACAACTTCATTGATTGACTTATATGACAGATATGAAAAACCATTATTTATAGTTGAAAATGGTTTGGGATATAATGATACTATTGAAGCTGATGGAACTATTCAAGATGATTATCGTATTCAATATTTTAAAGAACATATTTCAGCTATTGCAGAAGCAATAGAAGAGGGAGTAGAGGTAATGGGATATACTCCTTGGGGTTGTATAGATTTAATAAGCATGTCAACTTGTCAAATGAGTAAACGTTATGGATTTATCTATGTTGATTTAGATGATGATGGAAATGGCAGTTATAAAAGATACAAAAAAAAGTCATTTGAATGGTATAAAGAAGTAATAGTTACTAATGGAAATAATCTTTTAGATTAA
- the rpmA gene encoding 50S ribosomal protein L27: MQFTLNIQLFAHKKGQGSVKNGRDSNPKYLGIKKYDGEVVKAGNIIVRQRGTAIHAGNNMGVGKDHTLFALIDGYVKFERLGKDKKQVSIYSEK, encoded by the coding sequence ATGCAATTTACTTTAAATATACAATTATTTGCACATAAAAAAGGGCAAGGTTCTGTTAAAAACGGAAGAGACTCAAATCCTAAATATCTTGGAATCAAAAAATATGATGGAGAAGTTGTTAAAGCTGGAAACATCATAGTTAGACAAAGAGGAACTGCTATCCATGCAGGAAACAACATGGGAGTTGGGAAAGACCACACTTTATTTGCTTTAATTGATGGTTATGTAAAATTTGAAAGACTTGGAAAAGACAAAAAACAAGTTTCAATTTACTCTGAAAAATAA
- the nhaC gene encoding Na+/H+ antiporter NhaC — protein MELVRQKATTKYAVFVLFTILFIALGANILLKAPIQPMFLIVWLFIYPACMRLGYSFKEIDDGVMESCKKGLGAVLILMAVGAIISTWIAAGTVPAIIYYGLKLISPKMFLLATFLLCSFVSIACGTSWGTMGTAGIAMFAIGESLGIPTGMTIGAIISGSYLGDMISPMSDSTNVAAAAAGTDLITHCKELLYLAFPVSVVTGIIYYILGLKFAVDNFDDSYIVHVSSLLTSNFKTGLIAFIPMIFLLLLLFFKKPAMLSMVASSLVAGLIAVLYQGMPLKNMIPVFWAGFKINSGEVFLDTLLNRGGVQSMFSSACMMLFAFGMIGALNVVGILDALVNPIVKKIKTVTQLTGISQLISIIGNTMGTNTFSLLMTGSLLAPVYKKFNLDPTNLSKAINSTSTVICPFIPWNASGIFVLGLFGGSVTDFIPYAFYSYLMPITAFMAVVFRLKVKYNKNTD, from the coding sequence ATGGAATTAGTTAGACAAAAAGCTACTACAAAATATGCTGTATTTGTTTTATTTACTATACTTTTTATTGCCTTAGGAGCAAATATTTTGTTGAAAGCTCCTATTCAACCTATGTTCTTAATTGTATGGCTATTTATCTATCCAGCTTGTATGCGTTTAGGTTACTCTTTTAAAGAGATAGATGATGGAGTTATGGAATCATGCAAAAAAGGATTAGGAGCGGTTTTAATATTAATGGCTGTTGGAGCTATAATAAGTACTTGGATAGCAGCTGGAACTGTTCCTGCAATTATATACTACGGTTTGAAATTGATAAGCCCTAAAATGTTTCTTCTTGCTACTTTCTTGTTATGTAGTTTTGTTTCAATAGCTTGTGGTACTTCTTGGGGAACAATGGGAACAGCTGGAATAGCTATGTTTGCTATTGGAGAAAGTTTAGGTATTCCTACTGGAATGACCATTGGAGCTATTATTAGTGGATCGTATCTTGGAGATATGATTTCACCTATGTCTGACAGTACCAATGTTGCTGCCGCTGCTGCGGGAACTGATTTGATAACTCATTGTAAAGAACTACTTTATTTAGCTTTCCCTGTATCTGTAGTTACAGGAATAATATACTATATCTTAGGTTTAAAATTTGCTGTTGATAATTTTGATGATAGTTATATAGTTCATGTTAGCAGCTTGCTAACTTCAAATTTTAAAACTGGATTAATTGCTTTTATTCCAATGATATTTCTGTTACTTTTATTATTCTTTAAAAAGCCAGCAATGTTATCAATGGTTGCCTCATCTCTTGTAGCAGGATTAATAGCAGTTCTCTATCAAGGAATGCCTCTAAAAAATATGATTCCTGTATTCTGGGCTGGATTTAAAATTAATAGTGGCGAGGTTTTTCTGGATACTCTTTTAAATAGAGGAGGAGTTCAAAGTATGTTCTCTTCAGCTTGTATGATGCTATTTGCCTTTGGAATGATAGGAGCCCTAAATGTAGTGGGAATATTAGATGCTTTAGTAAATCCAATAGTAAAAAAGATAAAAACTGTAACTCAGTTAACTGGAATCAGCCAGCTTATTTCAATAATAGGAAATACTATGGGAACAAATACATTTTCACTTTTAATGACAGGTTCTCTTTTAGCACCTGTATATAAGAAATTTAATCTAGATCCAACAAATCTTTCTAAAGCAATAAATTCTACTTCAACAGTTATATGTCCATTTATCCCTTGGAATGCTTCAGGAATATTTGTATTAGGACTTTTTGGTGGAAGTGTCACAGACTTTATCCCTTATGCTTTTTATTCATACTTGATGCCTATAACAGCTTTCATGGCAGTAGTTTTCAGATTGAAAGTTAAATATAATAAAAATACTGATTAA
- a CDS encoding B12-binding domain-containing radical SAM protein, whose protein sequence is MKVTIIRVNMFEKNSSDAMKPLIFPILDSLTPEGIELEFFDDRIEKLPEEIASDIIVFSAETFSIKRTYMLSQKYKKDSNITVVGGFHSTVLPEESELYCDCVLVGDAEDTWSKMIEDYQKGKLKKRYTSKFSRELGYIDHYHKSFEGRKYQPVGIVQFSRGCKFDCDFCSIKSMYRENVRQKNWDILERELKVLNEKILFFIDDNLFYNKESFFKFLQIIKPLKKRWVCQISLEIAFQDDILEEMKKSGCFMVVIGFESMNSLNLQQMNKKANLTISDYDNAVENIYKHGLLIYGTFIFGYDYDTLENVKGTIDFAHKHNFAVANFNPLIPMPGTKLYDRLEKSERLLYKKWWLEEGYCYGDTVYAPVGMSPEDLKNLCKNARFEFYSIKNILKRLIKNKLHLSLKNMWIYLLINIVSRKEIHLKQGRVLGGR, encoded by the coding sequence ATGAAGGTAACAATAATAAGAGTAAATATGTTTGAGAAGAACAGCAGTGATGCAATGAAACCTCTTATATTTCCTATACTTGACAGTCTTACCCCTGAAGGAATTGAGTTAGAATTTTTTGATGACAGGATAGAAAAACTTCCTGAAGAAATAGCTTCTGATATAATTGTTTTTTCAGCAGAGACTTTTTCTATCAAGAGAACATATATGTTATCCCAAAAATATAAAAAAGATAGTAATATCACTGTTGTAGGAGGATTTCATTCCACTGTACTACCAGAGGAGAGTGAACTATACTGCGATTGTGTCTTAGTAGGAGATGCTGAAGATACATGGAGCAAAATGATTGAAGACTACCAGAAAGGCAAATTAAAAAAAAGATATACATCAAAATTTAGCAGAGAGCTTGGATATATAGATCATTATCACAAATCTTTTGAAGGAAGGAAATATCAGCCTGTGGGAATAGTGCAATTTTCCAGAGGGTGTAAATTTGACTGTGATTTCTGCTCTATAAAATCAATGTATCGAGAAAATGTAAGGCAGAAAAACTGGGATATTCTAGAAAGAGAATTGAAAGTTCTTAATGAAAAAATACTATTCTTTATTGATGATAATCTCTTTTATAATAAAGAAAGTTTTTTTAAATTTCTTCAGATAATAAAGCCTTTAAAAAAAAGATGGGTATGCCAAATAAGTTTAGAGATAGCTTTCCAAGATGATATACTGGAAGAAATGAAAAAAAGCGGCTGTTTTATGGTAGTGATAGGTTTTGAATCTATGAACAGTCTGAATCTTCAACAGATGAATAAAAAAGCTAATCTAACAATCAGTGATTATGATAATGCTGTGGAAAATATATATAAACATGGATTGCTTATATATGGTACTTTCATTTTTGGATACGACTATGATACCTTGGAAAATGTAAAAGGAACAATAGATTTTGCTCACAAACATAACTTTGCAGTTGCAAATTTTAACCCTTTAATACCTATGCCAGGCACAAAACTTTATGATAGACTGGAAAAATCAGAAAGATTGTTGTATAAAAAATGGTGGCTGGAAGAAGGGTATTGTTATGGAGATACTGTATATGCCCCTGTAGGAATGTCTCCTGAGGATTTAAAAAATCTATGTAAAAATGCTCGTTTTGAATTTTACAGCATAAAGAATATATTAAAAAGATTGATAAAAAACAAACTTCATCTTTCTTTGAAAAATATGTGGATATATCTTTTGATAAATATAGTTTCCAGAAAAGAGATTCATCTAAAACAAGGAAGAGTACTGGGAGGAAGATGA
- the rplU gene encoding 50S ribosomal protein L21: MYAVIKTGGKQYKVAEGDVLRVEKLNAEVNATVELTEVLLVANGETVKVGTPVVDGAKVVAEVVAQGKGAKVVNFKYKPKTGYHRKKGHRQLFTEIKVTSINA; this comes from the coding sequence ATGTACGCAGTTATAAAAACTGGTGGTAAACAGTACAAAGTAGCAGAAGGTGACGTATTAAGAGTAGAAAAATTAAATGCTGAAGTTAACGCAACTGTAGAATTAACTGAAGTTCTTTTAGTAGCTAATGGAGAAACTGTAAAAGTTGGAACTCCTGTAGTTGACGGAGCTAAAGTAGTAGCAGAAGTAGTAGCTCAAGGTAAAGGTGCTAAAGTTGTTAACTTCAAATACAAGCCAAAAACAGGATACCACAGAAAAAAAGGTCACAGACAATTATTTACTGAGATCAAAGTTACTTCAATCAACGCTTAA
- a CDS encoding B12-binding domain-containing radical SAM protein, whose product MTYPSLTLPTLVSLVPKDIIAEIDACDEISYKVDYDKKKYDIIVISFDTSSSKQAYIHSKEFKKRGAYIVMGGYHTSAVPKEAAEHCDTVIIGAGEISLPEFFHDYLKGEPKKIYNNQNIDVRKIKMVPRNLIKSKRYMKVSPVIADRGCDNKCSFCAISEMWKSNPRPVEDVIEEIKSLKSDKIIFFDPNFFYPKEYSLKLMKEMEKLKIKWAGNGTADAPFDDELMEAAKRSGCSGILIGFESLREETLKGVNKKFSNVERYKDCIDRAHKYNIAINGCFVLGMDGDTEEDLLALPEKIKYLGLDLARFSILTPLPNSELYRKMDKEGRIIIKDWSKYTQNNTVFQPENMSMKRLDEIYREVWRKTYTFKNIWFRIKNSSNKTLTEKFILLGANIGFKYLGIQGD is encoded by the coding sequence ATGACATATCCATCACTTACTCTACCTACATTGGTATCACTAGTACCAAAAGATATAATTGCAGAAATAGATGCTTGTGATGAGATATCCTATAAAGTAGATTATGATAAGAAAAAATATGACATTATTGTAATATCTTTTGATACCTCTTCCAGCAAACAGGCATATATACATTCAAAAGAATTTAAAAAAAGAGGTGCATATATTGTTATGGGAGGATATCATACCTCTGCTGTACCTAAAGAAGCAGCAGAACATTGTGATACTGTAATAATAGGAGCAGGTGAGATATCTCTTCCTGAATTTTTTCATGATTATCTCAAAGGAGAACCCAAAAAAATATATAATAACCAAAATATAGATGTAAGAAAAATAAAAATGGTTCCAAGAAATTTGATAAAAAGTAAAAGATATATGAAGGTATCGCCAGTAATAGCTGATAGAGGCTGTGACAACAAATGCAGTTTTTGTGCTATAAGCGAGATGTGGAAAAGTAATCCCAGACCAGTAGAAGATGTGATTGAAGAAATAAAAAGTTTAAAGAGTGATAAAATAATATTTTTTGATCCAAATTTCTTTTATCCTAAAGAATATTCTTTAAAATTAATGAAAGAAATGGAAAAGTTAAAAATAAAATGGGCTGGAAATGGCACAGCTGATGCTCCTTTTGATGATGAGCTTATGGAAGCTGCCAAAAGAAGCGGATGTTCAGGTATTCTCATAGGGTTTGAATCTCTTAGAGAAGAAACTTTAAAAGGAGTAAATAAAAAATTTTCCAATGTAGAAAGATATAAAGATTGCATAGATAGAGCTCATAAATATAATATAGCAATAAATGGTTGTTTTGTATTAGGAATGGATGGAGACACTGAAGAAGATTTGCTGGCACTCCCTGAAAAAATAAAATATTTAGGACTAGATTTGGCAAGATTTTCTATTTTGACTCCTTTGCCAAATTCTGAGCTATATAGAAAAATGGACAAAGAAGGCCGAATAATTATAAAAGACTGGTCTAAATATACACAAAACAACACAGTTTTTCAACCAGAAAATATGTCTATGAAGAGACTTGATGAAATATACAGAGAAGTATGGAGAAAAACCTACACATTTAAAAATATATGGTTTAGAATAAAAAATTCTTCAAATAAAACTCTCACAGAAAAGTTCATACTCCTTGGAGCAAATATAGGCTTTAAATACCTAGGAATACAAGGAGATTAG
- a CDS encoding threonine synthase: MSYLKNIVCPHCGRELETEFYKACPYCKEKGIYTNYETIYDLKNTKLDKNNNEKGIYKYSSFFPLKENSSKISINEGNTPLIKLERLGKLWGLDNLYLKDESKNPTMSHKDRMCSLMISKAIEMKAPGVVIASTGNQGAAVAAYCAVAKIPCVIFTTPNVSPTMKIFMQSFGAYVFVTPTMEDRVTMMKKLVEEYNYFPASGLENPPIGSCCFAIDAYKTIAFEVFEQLNNNIPDYFIVPISYGDTLYGIYKGMSDLKEMGYVDKTPKFVAAEVFGAAKTTLAADSSVPLAVETSSSIQTSIAAGNIAYLTLKALKESNGSAETSCDEEALEMQKLLCETEGILAETSSVASLVALKKMLENKKISSSDKIVLLLTSTGVKTPEIIEQWLPKLPSINPNMESFKEEMLNTYKFKF, translated from the coding sequence ATGAGCTATTTAAAAAATATTGTATGTCCTCATTGCGGAAGAGAATTAGAAACAGAATTTTATAAAGCATGTCCATACTGCAAAGAAAAAGGAATTTATACAAACTATGAGACAATCTATGATTTAAAAAATACAAAACTAGACAAAAATAATAACGAGAAAGGAATTTATAAATATTCATCTTTTTTTCCACTAAAAGAAAATTCTTCTAAAATAAGTATTAACGAAGGAAATACTCCTTTAATAAAACTAGAAAGATTAGGAAAGCTATGGGGATTAGATAATCTTTATTTAAAAGATGAAAGCAAAAATCCTACAATGTCTCATAAAGACAGAATGTGTTCTTTAATGATTTCCAAAGCAATAGAGATGAAGGCTCCTGGAGTAGTAATTGCCTCTACTGGAAATCAGGGAGCAGCTGTTGCTGCATACTGTGCAGTAGCTAAAATTCCTTGTGTTATCTTTACTACACCAAATGTTTCTCCAACTATGAAAATATTTATGCAGTCTTTTGGAGCTTATGTTTTTGTAACTCCAACTATGGAAGATAGAGTTACAATGATGAAAAAATTAGTTGAGGAATACAATTATTTTCCTGCAAGTGGATTAGAAAATCCTCCTATTGGAAGTTGCTGTTTTGCTATTGATGCATATAAGACAATAGCATTTGAAGTTTTTGAGCAGCTAAATAATAATATTCCTGATTACTTTATTGTTCCTATTTCCTATGGAGATACCCTCTATGGAATATATAAAGGAATGAGTGACTTAAAGGAGATGGGATATGTAGACAAAACTCCAAAATTTGTTGCTGCTGAAGTATTTGGAGCTGCAAAAACAACTTTGGCTGCTGATTCTTCTGTTCCTTTAGCTGTAGAAACTTCTTCATCTATACAAACATCTATAGCAGCTGGAAATATAGCATACCTTACATTAAAAGCTTTAAAAGAAAGCAATGGATCTGCTGAAACTAGTTGTGATGAAGAAGCATTAGAGATGCAGAAACTTCTTTGTGAAACTGAAGGAATCCTTGCAGAGACATCCTCAGTAGCTAGCTTAGTTGCTTTGAAAAAAATGCTGGAAAATAAAAAAATATCTTCATCAGATAAAATTGTTCTTCTCCTTACATCTACAGGAGTAAAAACTCCTGAGATTATTGAACAATGGCTACCTAAACTACCTAGTATAAATCCTAATATGGAATCTTTTAAAGAGGAAATGTTAAATACGTATAAATTTAAATTTTAA
- a CDS encoding LysR family transcriptional regulator translates to MSLDEIKTFIVLASCQNFNRTAELVHVVQSTVSLRIKNLENEVGKKLFVRDKKYVSLTPEGKIFLEYAKTMDKLSDNILKEINYLNIYQERVKIGAVQWFYDALIEEYLEKFVENNPEIATEIFISHTEELIPMVNNGIFDITFTTYEITNSRIISKLYKKERVILVGNEKYNLLKGGIELSELRNLSVIFSDVWSGSMVDLSKNIFTQNKVYNIQPNMLATSKKFVLLGKGVTFLPFAMVKNEIKKGTLIEIPILDREEMVTNIFISVRKERFDNKYINSFLKEIKFI, encoded by the coding sequence ATGAGCTTAGATGAAATAAAAACTTTTATAGTATTAGCTTCTTGTCAAAATTTCAATAGAACGGCGGAACTAGTTCATGTGGTCCAGTCAACAGTTTCTTTAAGAATAAAAAATTTAGAAAATGAAGTAGGAAAAAAGTTATTTGTTAGAGATAAAAAATATGTTTCTTTGACTCCAGAAGGAAAAATCTTTTTAGAATATGCTAAGACAATGGATAAATTATCTGATAATATTTTGAAGGAGATAAATTATTTAAATATTTACCAAGAGAGAGTTAAAATAGGAGCTGTTCAATGGTTTTATGACGCTCTTATAGAGGAATATTTAGAAAAGTTTGTAGAAAATAATCCAGAAATAGCAACGGAAATATTTATTTCTCATACAGAAGAACTAATTCCTATGGTGAATAACGGAATTTTTGATATTACTTTTACTACCTATGAAATAACTAATTCAAGAATAATTTCAAAACTATATAAAAAAGAAAGAGTAATTTTGGTAGGAAATGAAAAATATAACTTATTGAAAGGAGGGATAGAATTATCAGAATTAAGGAATCTTTCTGTTATATTTTCTGATGTTTGGAGTGGAAGTATGGTTGATTTATCAAAAAATATTTTTACTCAAAACAAAGTTTACAATATTCAGCCCAACATGTTAGCAACTTCTAAAAAATTTGTTTTGCTTGGAAAGGGTGTTACTTTTCTTCCATTTGCTATGGTGAAAAATGAGATAAAAAAGGGAACTCTTATTGAAATTCCAATTTTAGATAGAGAGGAAATGGTTACTAATATTTTTATCTCTGTGAGGAAAGAAAGATTTGATAATAAATATATAAATTCTTTTTTGAAAGAAATAAAATTTATATAA
- a CDS encoding ribosomal-processing cysteine protease Prp, whose protein sequence is MTRVEIFRKNGRIVGYKATGHSDYAEYGEDIVCAALSMALQMPLGGMQDVLELIPKFDIDSDGYLRVDMRGMDNKGKERELDTLLESMALMVENLSKEYPKNVKLVEKEEK, encoded by the coding sequence ATGACAAGAGTTGAAATCTTTAGAAAAAATGGTAGAATTGTGGGATACAAGGCTACTGGTCATTCAGACTATGCTGAATATGGAGAAGATATAGTATGTGCAGCACTGTCAATGGCATTACAAATGCCCTTGGGAGGAATGCAGGACGTTCTTGAGCTGATACCCAAATTTGATATAGATTCTGATGGATACCTTAGGGTAGATATGAGAGGAATGGATAATAAAGGTAAAGAAAGGGAACTAGATACTCTTCTAGAAAGCATGGCTTTAATGGTTGAAAATTTATCAAAAGAATATCCTAAAAATGTAAAGCTTGTAGAGAAGGAGGAAAAATAG